The proteins below are encoded in one region of Synechococcales cyanobacterium T60_A2020_003:
- a CDS encoding filamentous hemagglutinin N-terminal domain-containing protein produces the protein MRWGDRVTFVISVGVVCGWIPAVQAQIRPDDTLSTPSRVDERRPGRFVIREGTRRDRLLFHSFREFSVPNRGEASFRGIDPAVDLILMRVTGNAASSINGAIEILQENGRLSNADVFLLNPNGIVFGRNASLRLGGSFLATTAESFRFEDGTVFSAANPQDAPILNVNVPIGLQFGQRPGSIENASLVDATGDRFIDGLTVLPRQTLALVGGNLLFSGGAATAPSGRMELGSIGEDGFIAIAPTASGFQLDYSETSTFQNIRFEGFATVVVDGDGSAGLQIQGDEVVLADASLYLPPPSE, from the coding sequence ATGCGGTGGGGCGATCGCGTCACCTTTGTAATCAGCGTTGGGGTGGTCTGCGGTTGGATACCTGCGGTTCAGGCCCAGATTCGACCGGATGACACCCTATCAACCCCCTCCCGTGTGGACGAACGTCGCCCAGGACGATTTGTGATTCGAGAGGGCACGCGGCGCGATCGCCTATTGTTTCATAGCTTTAGGGAATTCTCCGTACCCAATCGGGGGGAGGCATCGTTTCGGGGCATTGACCCTGCCGTTGATTTGATCTTGATGCGCGTGACCGGGAATGCAGCCTCGTCCATCAACGGTGCCATTGAGATTTTGCAAGAGAACGGAAGGCTCAGCAATGCCGATGTGTTTTTGCTAAATCCCAACGGCATTGTGTTTGGGCGGAATGCGTCGTTGCGATTGGGAGGCTCGTTCCTGGCAACAACCGCAGAGAGTTTCCGGTTTGAAGATGGGACTGTGTTTAGTGCGGCAAATCCCCAAGATGCCCCTATTTTGAATGTCAACGTGCCTATTGGGCTTCAGTTTGGTCAGCGTCCGGGCAGCATAGAAAATGCCTCTTTAGTCGATGCTACGGGGGATAGATTTATTGATGGGTTAACGGTTTTACCACGTCAAACGCTGGCACTGGTCGGTGGGAATCTTTTATTTTCGGGAGGCGCGGCAACGGCACCGAGCGGACGAATGGAGTTAGGGAGCATAGGGGAGGATGGCTTTATTGCCATTGCACCGACGGCATCCGGGTTTCAGCTTGACTATTCAGAAACCTCCACGTTTCAGAATATCCGCTTTGAGGGGTTCGCAACGGTGGTGGTGGATGGAGATGGTAGTGCAGGTTTACAGATTCAAGGCGATGAGGTCGTTCTTGCAGATGCGTCTTTATATCTACCACCACCTTCGGAGTAG
- the nagA gene encoding N-acetylglucosamine-6-phosphate deacetylase: MYALTHSILHTSSDTLTNHAVLIDGQRIVDVVAIAQLPTDCPQVDLQGCHVAPGFIDLQLNGCGGVMFNDTITAETLDTMHRTNLRSGTTSFLPTLITTSDQDMEQAIALVADYRKTHPLSVLGLHLEGPYLNPKRKGIHNETYVRTPDPAMIQHIAAAGREVVCLVTLAPEMVPVADIQRLTEAGIIVSAGHTDATYEEAIAGFDAGVRMVTHLFNAMSPWQGRRPGVVGATFDRPDIYAGIIADRQHVHDASISLSHRLKGEKLILVTDATPPTGTQMDSFWIGGQEVFYRDGKCISAEGTLGGSALTMMEAIANCVQHMHISLDEALRMASLYPAQLLGMDDQMGAIAPGYLANLAIFDDQFAMVETIDQGQRIGLRNPSALGGAIAP, translated from the coding sequence ATGTACGCCCTAACCCACAGCATTCTCCATACCTCCTCCGACACGCTGACCAATCATGCGGTGCTGATTGACGGGCAACGGATTGTCGATGTAGTGGCGATCGCCCAGCTTCCGACGGATTGCCCCCAAGTTGATCTTCAGGGTTGCCATGTCGCTCCAGGGTTTATCGATCTCCAGCTCAACGGCTGTGGGGGAGTAATGTTTAACGACACGATCACCGCTGAAACCCTAGACACCATGCACCGCACAAATCTGAGGAGCGGTACAACCAGCTTTCTGCCGACCCTGATCACCACCTCGGATCAGGATATGGAACAGGCGATCGCCCTTGTCGCTGATTATCGCAAAACCCATCCTTTGTCGGTACTTGGCCTCCATCTCGAAGGGCCTTATCTCAATCCCAAACGGAAGGGAATTCACAACGAAACCTATGTCCGCACGCCCGATCCTGCCATGATCCAACACATCGCGGCGGCTGGACGGGAGGTTGTCTGTTTGGTTACCCTTGCGCCAGAGATGGTTCCGGTCGCAGACATTCAACGCTTAACGGAGGCAGGGATTATCGTTTCCGCTGGGCATACAGATGCCACCTATGAAGAGGCGATCGCTGGTTTTGATGCGGGTGTTCGCATGGTGACTCATTTGTTTAACGCGATGTCGCCTTGGCAGGGACGACGCCCCGGAGTCGTGGGTGCGACCTTTGACCGACCGGATATCTACGCAGGGATCATTGCTGATCGTCAGCACGTTCATGATGCGTCCATTTCTCTTTCCCATCGGCTCAAGGGGGAGAAGCTGATCCTGGTTACAGACGCGACCCCTCCTACCGGAACCCAAATGGACTCTTTCTGGATTGGGGGACAGGAAGTATTTTATCGCGATGGCAAATGTATCTCGGCAGAGGGAACCCTGGGTGGCTCAGCCTTGACGATGATGGAGGCGATCGCCAATTGCGTTCAGCACATGCATATCTCTCTGGATGAAGCCCTCCGCATGGCGTCTCTTTATCCAGCGCAACTGCTCGGCATGGATGATCAGATGGGGGCGATCGCACCAGGGTATCTGGCAAATTTGGCGATCTTTGATGACCAGTTCGCCATGGTGGAGACTATCGATCAGGGACAGCGGATCGGGTTACGGAACCCTAGCGCTTTGGGGGGTGCGATCGCGCCATAA